One segment of Allorhodopirellula heiligendammensis DNA contains the following:
- a CDS encoding BBP7 family outer membrane beta-barrel protein, with the protein MTLNRSLVITSLFILCGLSATMSSGQTFATRYASHQELSDPWSLKPWSIDSSSLFLFRSDPGSSQLVSSIVGDPSNSVNAEDLSYGFAYGYQLQLERQLTHRTRFESRYFGTDDWDDRTSQATTPNQFFSPQLVQVGSSAIPRTAGTSIQSRLASKLYSFELNMNHQVTQNIEAIAGFRYVRLKDNLSLNIPDASIPIVGPVPTVAQTEASNDLFGGQIGARARLWGTSRLSLTTDFKGGIYGNGAHQRSSIATQLPLVGNLASTANDFDDTVAFVGEWTLQTNYKLTDRWSVDLGYQLLWIDGVAVGTDQLAASDYKIGNIGPGNGIDSKDHVFYQGILLGIDYTW; encoded by the coding sequence ATGACGCTGAATCGTTCTCTCGTAATCACCTCCCTCTTCATCCTGTGTGGACTGTCGGCGACGATGTCTTCGGGGCAAACCTTCGCTACGCGATATGCCAGCCACCAGGAATTAAGCGATCCATGGTCGCTCAAGCCCTGGTCGATCGATTCGTCCAGCCTGTTTCTGTTCCGCTCCGATCCAGGTTCCAGTCAGTTGGTGAGCAGCATCGTTGGGGATCCCAGTAATTCCGTGAACGCTGAGGACTTGTCCTATGGATTCGCGTACGGCTACCAGTTGCAACTCGAACGCCAGCTCACGCACCGCACACGGTTTGAGTCTCGCTACTTTGGGACCGATGACTGGGACGACCGAACCTCGCAGGCGACGACTCCCAATCAGTTCTTTTCGCCGCAGCTCGTGCAGGTGGGTTCGTCGGCGATTCCCCGGACAGCGGGAACGTCGATCCAATCGCGTTTGGCATCGAAGCTGTACAGTTTCGAATTGAACATGAATCATCAAGTTACCCAAAATATCGAAGCCATTGCCGGATTTCGATATGTGCGACTGAAGGACAATCTGAGCTTAAACATCCCCGACGCTAGCATTCCAATTGTCGGGCCAGTTCCCACCGTTGCGCAAACTGAAGCCAGTAATGACTTGTTTGGCGGACAAATCGGAGCTCGTGCACGCCTGTGGGGGACTTCGCGACTCTCGTTGACCACGGATTTCAAAGGCGGAATCTATGGTAACGGGGCCCACCAGCGATCGAGTATTGCGACGCAACTCCCATTGGTGGGAAACCTCGCATCGACCGCAAATGACTTTGACGACACCGTCGCGTTCGTCGGCGAATGGACGTTGCAGACTAACTACAAACTCACGGATCGATGGTCCGTGGACCTCGGATATCAATTGTTGTGGATCGATGGGGTTGCGGTTGGAACCGACCAGCTCGCCGCCAGCGACTACAAGATTGGGAACATTGGCCCCGGCAACGGCATCGACTCAAAAGACCATGTGTTCTACCAAGGCATCCTGCTCGGTATTGACTACACTTGGTGA
- a CDS encoding DUF1559 family PulG-like putative transporter — MPYLFTCPHCDTRTEVDDAFSGQSGECVVCGHEITLPNFAPGARANGPHVQRPARTRRKRSVAWVAVAVVMLLIVGAAGIAIVRVGGTTAAKLRTGRTRMGSMKNLEKIAQALNAYAADHGIYPAPAILDHAGNPLLSWRVAILPYLGEEELYDQFDLGASWDSAQNQQISYRGMPTIYRHPDTNSWATETVYHLVTGAGTLFPSSGPLGPKQVIDGATQTILLVESSAPSIWTEPADLDFARSAGAINSSSGTDLGGVTDGGACVVTVDGRSHFLPETTAPMTVNALITPQGGEPLPDDVLD; from the coding sequence ATGCCCTACCTATTTACCTGCCCACATTGCGACACACGCACGGAGGTCGACGATGCATTCAGCGGCCAGTCTGGTGAGTGCGTGGTTTGCGGTCATGAGATCACACTGCCCAATTTTGCACCCGGTGCCCGCGCGAATGGTCCGCATGTGCAGCGTCCCGCGCGAACGCGACGCAAACGCTCGGTGGCGTGGGTGGCGGTCGCTGTGGTGATGCTATTGATCGTCGGTGCCGCTGGAATCGCGATCGTGCGTGTCGGCGGTACAACGGCGGCAAAGTTGCGGACGGGGCGAACACGAATGGGCAGCATGAAGAACTTAGAAAAGATTGCTCAAGCGCTCAACGCCTATGCTGCTGACCATGGCATCTACCCTGCCCCGGCGATTCTCGATCACGCCGGTAATCCGCTGTTGTCGTGGCGGGTAGCAATCCTACCCTACCTCGGCGAAGAAGAACTCTACGACCAATTTGATCTCGGTGCGTCCTGGGACAGTGCTCAAAACCAACAGATTAGTTATCGCGGCATGCCAACGATCTACCGTCATCCCGATACCAATTCATGGGCTACGGAGACGGTGTATCATCTGGTTACCGGAGCGGGAACGCTATTTCCCAGTTCGGGGCCACTTGGGCCTAAGCAAGTAATCGATGGTGCCACACAAACCATCCTATTAGTTGAGAGCTCCGCGCCGAGCATTTGGACGGAACCGGCTGACCTCGATTTCGCAAGATCTGCCGGTGCAATCAATTCATCCAGCGGAACAGATCTCGGCGGTGTGACCGACGGTGGAGCATGCGTTGTCACCGTCGATGGACGAAGCCACTTTCTTCCTGAAACGACAGCGCCCATGACCGTCAACGCCCTCATCACACCGCAAGGCGGCGAGCCCTTACCGGATGATGTGCTGGACTGA
- a CDS encoding DUF1559 domain-containing protein: MSRRLTLIDLTGGAMLALVAVSLLSMSVSRMRATARMNSCSANLKQIGLGFHNYHSAYNQLPFGSGGTSAGSESEPMLGNANRLCGLVGVTPFIEQQALWQDIANPRSENGEYFPAMGPVPWYPPSKYSPWSRRPDALVCPDDPAHDENKVASSYLLNYGDAIENVGAAWLDAEPPYGDNRATTRGLFIRQHQVRFRDVLDGLSNTLMMTEGKLTGTRTAKNVTGMIADPSRCLVAHQDAATDFWDDPRPAVWADGSLLSIGFQTILPPNSPSCTSDKGLLEGVMSASSHHDGGVHVLMSDGKVAFVSDTIDAGQADSPSVAIGDYPNGTPAPPGSPSPYGIWGALGTRAAREVVNLDVLQPPQQSFTESQLKEFESFPLETWRDVKGRGSIQARQIDVDNNLLVLLMSDGKVRRIPLEKVNREDAYRALRTKQERLDGMMATFMDDMQLALGYLEQKEFATFVDECVLFNESTADHTQPRQQLISELATYRGRLILALDQVIAMAPSQQSNWTAQVNANGLILNIRGTSAKFHAQRSAGRWKILLD, encoded by the coding sequence ATGAGCCGTCGACTGACGCTAATTGATTTGACTGGGGGAGCGATGCTCGCTCTCGTTGCGGTCTCGCTACTGTCCATGTCCGTCTCACGCATGCGGGCGACGGCGCGAATGAATTCGTGTTCCGCCAATCTCAAGCAGATTGGGCTTGGTTTCCATAATTATCACTCGGCGTATAACCAATTGCCCTTTGGAAGCGGCGGCACATCAGCGGGCAGTGAGTCCGAACCGATGCTCGGAAATGCCAATCGGCTGTGTGGTTTAGTCGGTGTGACACCATTTATCGAACAGCAGGCATTGTGGCAGGATATCGCCAATCCGAGGTCGGAGAACGGTGAGTATTTTCCAGCAATGGGGCCGGTGCCTTGGTATCCACCCAGCAAATACTCGCCTTGGTCGCGGCGTCCTGACGCGCTCGTGTGCCCCGACGATCCGGCACATGATGAAAACAAAGTCGCATCGAGTTACCTTTTGAATTATGGCGACGCAATCGAAAACGTCGGAGCGGCATGGTTGGATGCTGAACCGCCTTATGGCGACAACCGAGCCACCACACGTGGGTTGTTCATTCGTCAACATCAAGTCCGCTTTCGAGACGTTCTAGATGGACTCTCAAATACTCTAATGATGACCGAGGGCAAGCTCACGGGGACCCGTACCGCTAAGAATGTCACGGGAATGATCGCTGATCCGTCACGCTGCCTAGTCGCTCATCAAGATGCCGCGACCGACTTCTGGGATGATCCCCGGCCGGCAGTGTGGGCCGACGGATCACTTCTATCGATCGGATTCCAAACCATTCTGCCACCAAATTCGCCCTCCTGTACTTCGGACAAAGGGCTCTTAGAAGGCGTGATGTCGGCCTCGAGTCATCATGACGGTGGCGTGCATGTGTTGATGTCCGATGGCAAGGTCGCGTTTGTATCTGATACGATCGATGCCGGCCAGGCAGACAGTCCGTCCGTCGCGATCGGAGACTACCCAAACGGAACGCCCGCTCCACCAGGTTCGCCAAGCCCGTACGGGATTTGGGGAGCGTTGGGCACGCGAGCAGCACGCGAGGTCGTTAATCTCGACGTACTTCAGCCGCCGCAACAATCTTTCACTGAGTCACAACTCAAGGAATTTGAATCCTTTCCATTGGAAACGTGGCGGGATGTCAAAGGTCGGGGCAGCATTCAAGCGAGGCAGATCGACGTCGACAATAATTTGCTCGTTCTATTGATGTCCGACGGTAAGGTCCGGCGGATTCCACTTGAGAAAGTCAATCGCGAAGACGCCTATCGAGCGTTAAGAACGAAGCAGGAGCGTCTCGACGGCATGATGGCCACATTCATGGACGACATGCAACTTGCGTTGGGGTACCTCGAGCAGAAAGAGTTCGCGACATTCGTTGACGAGTGCGTGTTGTTCAATGAGTCGACAGCGGACCATACTCAGCCCCGACAGCAGCTCATCTCGGAGTTGGCGACCTATCGTGGTCGCCTGATTCTTGCGCTCGACCAAGTCATTGCGATGGCTCCCTCGCAGCAATCCAATTGGACAGCGCAAGTCAACGCGAACGGTTTAATTTTGAATATCCGAGGTACTAGCGCCAAGTTCCACGCTCAGCGTTCGGCAGGCCGCTGGAAGATTTTGCTGGACTGA
- a CDS encoding acetyl-CoA carboxylase carboxyltransferase subunit alpha: MAGPGLEFEYEIADLEEKIVSLERTTDRTTEIESAIRSLRMARVAKLKETYSSLDPWQTVQVARHKNRPYTRDYLNLAFDEFVELHGDRHFGDDRAMLSGFAKLDRFKVMVLGHQKGRTYKERAACHFGCAHPEGYRKAMLRMKLAEKYKLPVICFIDTPGAYPGIGAEERGQAQVIAESMFLMSRLRTPIICVVIGEGGSGGALGIGVGDRVAVMQHAYYSVISPEGCAGILWKSHEHAPKAAAALKFTSEHLKRLGIVDDVLEEPLGGAHRDHHQMASRMKDYLSRQLVHLEALPIDELVEQRYEKFRRIGVFLESGEASELVS, from the coding sequence ATGGCGGGTCCTGGTTTAGAATTCGAATACGAGATCGCGGATCTCGAAGAGAAAATTGTTTCGCTCGAGCGGACAACCGATCGCACGACCGAAATCGAGTCGGCGATTCGATCGCTGCGAATGGCGCGCGTCGCCAAACTGAAGGAGACCTACAGTTCGCTCGACCCTTGGCAGACTGTGCAGGTAGCACGGCACAAGAATCGACCGTACACACGAGATTACCTGAACCTCGCGTTTGATGAATTCGTTGAACTGCATGGCGATCGTCATTTTGGTGATGACCGCGCCATGTTGTCTGGCTTCGCCAAGCTCGATCGTTTCAAGGTAATGGTGCTCGGCCATCAGAAAGGCCGAACCTACAAAGAACGCGCGGCGTGCCATTTCGGATGCGCTCATCCCGAGGGCTACCGCAAGGCGATGCTGCGGATGAAGCTCGCGGAAAAATACAAACTCCCCGTAATCTGCTTTATCGATACGCCCGGTGCATATCCTGGTATCGGAGCGGAGGAACGCGGCCAAGCCCAAGTGATCGCCGAGAGCATGTTTTTGATGAGTCGGCTAAGAACGCCGATTATCTGCGTTGTGATCGGAGAAGGTGGTTCAGGCGGTGCTTTGGGCATCGGCGTCGGCGACCGAGTGGCCGTCATGCAGCATGCTTATTACAGCGTGATCAGCCCCGAAGGCTGCGCAGGAATTTTGTGGAAGAGCCACGAGCACGCTCCCAAAGCCGCGGCTGCCTTGAAGTTCACCAGCGAGCATTTGAAGCGACTTGGAATCGTCGATGACGTGCTGGAAGAACCGCTCGGCGGCGCCCACCGTGATCACCATCAAATGGCATCGCGGATGAAGGATTATCTGTCTCGCCAGCTCGTGCATTTGGAAGCGCTGCCGATCGATGAACTCGTGGAGCAGCGATACGAAAAGTTCCGCCGCATCGGCGTGTTCTTGGAGTCCGGCGAAGCCAGCGAATTGGTCAGCTGA
- a CDS encoding metal-dependent hydrolase — MAGFKTHISTSTVVGVVYGYWGVATQGMSIESALLAGGLCSVAGMLPDLDSDTGVPLRETTLFLSAVIPILMVERFRDMGLSHEAMALAAMLIYVTIRFVVVEFFRRYTVHRGMWHSIPAAFSACVAAYLIMPCPSEAIRVYKSLAVLVGFLTHLILDEIWSLDFSGRGMRVKKSFGTALKFFGKDWWANVSVWGKLVLLCYVAWGDHGILDRLRQRVRLERERYSIPESDWSAGPGPYTLPSRSSQQSQPASGFSPMEAWQTGPSDSKRIADPRDRPTLPRDEWR; from the coding sequence TTGGCTGGCTTCAAAACCCATATTTCGACCAGCACCGTCGTGGGCGTTGTCTACGGGTATTGGGGCGTGGCCACGCAGGGCATGTCGATCGAAAGTGCGTTGCTTGCCGGTGGCTTGTGTAGCGTTGCGGGAATGCTGCCTGATCTCGATTCCGACACGGGCGTTCCGTTACGCGAAACGACGCTGTTCCTGTCAGCAGTGATCCCCATTTTGATGGTGGAACGATTTCGTGATATGGGGCTTTCTCACGAAGCGATGGCGCTGGCGGCGATGCTGATTTACGTCACGATTCGTTTCGTCGTCGTCGAATTTTTTCGGCGTTACACAGTCCACCGCGGCATGTGGCACAGCATCCCGGCGGCGTTCAGTGCATGCGTGGCCGCATACCTGATCATGCCTTGCCCCAGCGAGGCGATTCGAGTCTACAAGTCGCTCGCGGTGTTGGTTGGTTTTTTGACCCATTTAATTTTGGACGAGATCTGGAGTCTCGATTTCAGTGGTCGCGGGATGCGGGTGAAAAAATCATTTGGAACCGCACTGAAATTCTTTGGGAAAGATTGGTGGGCGAATGTGTCGGTGTGGGGCAAACTCGTGTTGCTGTGTTACGTCGCGTGGGGTGACCATGGAATCCTCGATCGGCTTCGCCAGCGGGTGCGATTGGAACGCGAGCGATACTCCATACCCGAATCGGACTGGTCGGCTGGGCCCGGCCCATATACCTTGCCATCGCGTTCCTCGCAGCAAAGCCAACCCGCCTCCGGGTTTTCGCCCATGGAAGCTTGGCAAACAGGTCCATCCGATTCCAAGCGGATCGCTGATCCACGCGACCGCCCTACCCTCCCCCGCGATGAGTGGCGTTAG
- a CDS encoding CvpA family protein, with translation MAIVLIGAMLLGALKGFAWQLASIVSIVVSYAVAYHYREPFSQNIQAEPPWNRFLAMLILFVGTSIVIWVAFQMIHSTIDRMKLKEFDRHVGALFGLGKGAIFCTLITLFAVTLLGEKSKHAITASRSGRWIARLLDQSDAVMPEELAAVVQPYLDRAESQLESAGNAQPWLAGASPTARDATSFPGNPSAPNPTWSTAQNQASAPASPTTNFAAPPQWQQAARPAPWQR, from the coding sequence ATGGCGATCGTTCTTATCGGTGCGATGCTCCTGGGCGCGCTGAAAGGATTTGCTTGGCAACTCGCCTCGATCGTTTCGATCGTTGTCAGCTACGCCGTCGCATATCACTATCGCGAACCCTTCAGTCAGAACATTCAGGCAGAGCCGCCCTGGAATCGGTTTCTGGCGATGCTAATTCTGTTTGTCGGGACCTCCATCGTGATCTGGGTCGCGTTTCAAATGATTCACAGCACGATCGATCGCATGAAATTGAAAGAATTTGATCGTCATGTCGGCGCGCTCTTCGGGCTCGGCAAAGGCGCCATTTTCTGCACATTGATCACATTGTTCGCCGTCACCTTGCTCGGAGAAAAATCCAAACATGCGATCACGGCGAGTCGCAGCGGGCGTTGGATTGCGAGGTTGCTCGATCAATCCGACGCGGTCATGCCGGAGGAATTAGCCGCGGTGGTCCAGCCGTATCTCGATCGCGCCGAATCACAACTCGAGTCGGCGGGAAACGCTCAGCCGTGGCTTGCCGGAGCCTCTCCAACAGCACGTGACGCCACGTCGTTTCCAGGCAATCCGTCGGCGCCAAATCCAACCTGGTCAACAGCTCAAAACCAAGCCTCGGCACCCGCGTCTCCGACCACGAATTTCGCTGCACCGCCACAGTGGCAGCAAGCCGCTCGGCCGGCTCCATGGCAGCGATAG
- a CDS encoding NAD-dependent deacylase yields the protein MNILVLTGAGISAESGIPTFRDADGLWEGHAVEEVATPQGFARNPKLVHEFYNTRRRCLLSPEIQPNAAHRALADWEREHSARSAGDFLLVTQNIDDLHVRAGSQNVLPMHGELLKVQCLESGQVFDWREDLSLETPHPEFPDEESRRGWLRPQVVWFGEVPLGLGVIERAAAQADLFVAIGTSGLVYPAAGIVQSTKPTCHKVEINLGNTPASPAFDEHRRGQASVEVPRLIRELQASGSVPHRRDDA from the coding sequence ATGAACATTCTTGTGCTCACCGGTGCCGGCATCTCGGCCGAGTCCGGCATCCCCACCTTTCGCGACGCCGATGGATTGTGGGAGGGACACGCGGTCGAAGAGGTCGCGACACCGCAAGGGTTTGCCCGCAATCCCAAGCTGGTCCACGAGTTCTACAACACCCGCCGGCGGTGTTTGCTCTCGCCGGAGATTCAGCCCAATGCGGCTCACCGCGCGTTGGCAGATTGGGAGCGTGAGCACAGCGCACGGTCGGCGGGCGATTTTCTGCTCGTTACACAAAACATCGACGATTTGCACGTGCGGGCGGGCAGCCAGAACGTGTTGCCGATGCACGGGGAGCTGCTCAAAGTGCAGTGTCTCGAATCAGGGCAAGTGTTCGATTGGCGGGAGGACCTCAGCCTCGAGACTCCTCATCCCGAATTTCCCGATGAAGAATCACGACGGGGTTGGCTGCGCCCACAAGTGGTGTGGTTTGGTGAAGTTCCGCTGGGGCTGGGCGTGATCGAGCGAGCCGCCGCGCAGGCCGATTTGTTTGTGGCGATTGGCACTTCCGGACTGGTCTATCCCGCCGCGGGAATAGTGCAGTCGACGAAGCCCACATGCCACAAAGTCGAAATCAATCTCGGTAATACACCCGCATCGCCCGCTTTTGATGAGCATCGCCGCGGCCAAGCGAGCGTTGAGGTGCCTAGGTTGATTCGTGAATTGCAGGCATCCGGCTCGGTTCCCCACCGACGCGATGACGCCTGA
- a CDS encoding serine/threonine-protein kinase has protein sequence MSKSRDFLGPYRLARLIRIGSTAEVWEAIDETSSDNQRYALKVLRESSSKDKNEISLLKHEYNVGKALASPRIIKVIDLQTDKGRPFLVLELFSELNMKQALRKGPESLAFMLKKIIEQAAEGLYYMHTKNWIHRDIKPDNYLVARDGETKLIDFTIAEPKLTGIKKMFYRSKTVQGTRSYMAPEQIRGKLCDERTDVYSFGCVLFELVTGKPPYTGQTPNDLLSKHLTGSIPSPIVYNDNVTPEFAVLIKRMMAKKQEDRPSSVWEFLKEFRSMEIWLKRPKAPEVSVFDDMGGMKSADDMIKRPDGNYDVVKESEEDKQRKAADRKRKEQE, from the coding sequence ATGTCAAAATCCCGCGATTTCCTTGGTCCTTATCGACTCGCCCGATTGATCCGGATCGGTTCCACGGCGGAGGTCTGGGAAGCGATTGACGAAACCAGCTCGGACAACCAACGCTACGCGCTGAAGGTACTGCGCGAAAGCAGCTCCAAAGACAAAAACGAGATCAGCTTACTCAAGCACGAATATAACGTCGGCAAAGCATTGGCGAGCCCGCGGATCATCAAGGTGATCGACCTGCAGACGGACAAAGGCCGCCCCTTTCTGGTGCTGGAATTGTTCAGTGAATTGAACATGAAACAGGCCCTTCGCAAAGGTCCTGAATCGCTCGCCTTCATGCTCAAAAAAATTATCGAGCAGGCCGCCGAGGGTTTGTACTACATGCACACCAAGAACTGGATTCACCGCGATATCAAGCCGGACAACTACCTCGTTGCCCGCGATGGTGAGACCAAACTGATCGACTTTACGATCGCAGAGCCGAAACTTACCGGCATCAAAAAGATGTTTTACCGCTCCAAAACTGTCCAGGGCACTCGGAGCTACATGGCACCCGAACAGATTCGCGGCAAGCTCTGCGATGAGCGAACGGATGTTTATTCATTCGGTTGCGTGCTGTTCGAGTTGGTGACTGGCAAACCACCTTACACAGGTCAAACGCCCAACGATCTCTTGTCCAAGCATCTGACAGGATCTATCCCCAGCCCGATCGTCTACAACGACAATGTGACACCGGAGTTTGCGGTGTTGATCAAACGAATGATGGCGAAGAAGCAAGAGGATCGGCCCAGTTCGGTCTGGGAATTCTTGAAGGAATTTCGGTCCATGGAGATTTGGCTGAAGCGGCCCAAGGCACCAGAAGTGAGCGTGTTCGATGACATGGGCGGAATGAAGTCTGCCGACGACATGATCAAACGCCCCGATGGGAATTACGACGTCGTCAAAGAATCGGAAGAAGATAAACAGCGAAAAGCAGCAGACAGAAAACGGAAGGAACAGGAATAA
- the dtd gene encoding D-aminoacyl-tRNA deacylase encodes MKVILQRSLQASVQVENEIVGQIEQGLVALVGVGQGDSEETVRALAEKTVNLRIFSDENGKMNRNVIESGGGILVISQFTLLADCRKGRRPSFTDAAPPDRAKELYELYAEHLAARNISVARGIFAADMQVSLINDGPVTIILDSAEIQA; translated from the coding sequence GTGAAAGTCATCCTGCAGCGAAGCCTGCAAGCCAGCGTGCAAGTTGAAAATGAGATCGTCGGTCAGATCGAACAGGGTTTGGTCGCGTTAGTTGGGGTAGGGCAGGGCGATAGCGAAGAAACCGTGCGTGCATTGGCTGAGAAAACGGTGAACCTGCGGATCTTTTCTGACGAGAACGGCAAGATGAACCGGAACGTGATCGAGTCGGGAGGCGGTATTCTCGTGATCAGCCAATTCACCTTGCTGGCTGATTGCCGGAAGGGCCGTCGCCCTTCGTTCACAGACGCCGCGCCACCGGATCGCGCAAAGGAGCTCTACGAGCTTTATGCCGAGCACCTCGCGGCGCGAAACATCTCCGTCGCCCGTGGCATCTTCGCGGCCGACATGCAGGTGAGCTTGATCAACGACGGCCCGGTCACGATTATCCTCGACTCCGCGGAGATCCAAGCGTAG
- a CDS encoding right-handed parallel beta-helix repeat-containing protein, with amino-acid sequence MIQSLLLSIALALLLASPAYSQLVIDASKYDSLQAAADAIPSAGGVLRIPAGEYEITQPLRIKTGDTRVVGDGTATHIINQNTDGQPAILIENPAYASKSTPPKERLWRVNLANLRVTGNNKSGAGIEARYIEEIFVHGVTSSYHGGDGLKLHYCYEDPRISNNLFTYNKHAGLQIEACHDIIVSANQFEENQDGVRCIDSFNLTMSGNNLDDHLGDGLVIENTYGNVIASNMIEECQGWAIVLDRDCYGTTVSANVIAHDFGGGIDLRDAHGCAISANTFTIVKNAAIAVRESSASITISANNFSDTWIGNDPDGKPLQKRSDESSKTEQTPNEATGVLLQDCEGIVISGNLFSRLATESVRQEGHCQRILINNNGEMRRGDQN; translated from the coding sequence ATGATTCAAAGTCTTCTGCTGTCCATCGCCTTGGCATTGCTCCTCGCCAGTCCCGCGTATTCGCAGCTCGTGATCGACGCCAGCAAGTACGACTCGCTGCAAGCAGCTGCCGATGCGATTCCGTCTGCAGGCGGTGTGCTACGGATTCCCGCAGGCGAGTACGAGATCACTCAGCCACTGCGCATCAAAACCGGCGACACACGTGTCGTGGGAGATGGCACAGCGACTCATATCATTAATCAAAATACGGATGGTCAACCCGCGATCTTGATCGAGAACCCAGCCTATGCGAGTAAATCCACTCCACCGAAAGAGCGTCTCTGGCGAGTCAACCTCGCCAATCTGCGCGTCACGGGAAATAATAAAAGTGGAGCGGGAATCGAAGCCCGCTATATCGAGGAGATCTTCGTCCACGGTGTGACCAGCAGCTACCATGGCGGTGATGGGCTGAAACTTCACTATTGCTATGAAGACCCACGGATCAGCAACAATTTGTTTACATATAACAAACACGCTGGTTTGCAAATCGAAGCCTGTCACGACATTATCGTGTCAGCCAACCAGTTCGAAGAAAACCAGGACGGCGTTCGCTGCATCGATTCGTTTAACCTCACCATGAGCGGAAATAATTTAGACGACCATCTCGGCGATGGGTTGGTGATCGAAAATACGTATGGCAATGTTATTGCGTCCAACATGATCGAAGAGTGCCAAGGATGGGCCATTGTCCTGGATCGCGATTGCTATGGAACGACTGTTTCAGCCAATGTCATCGCCCATGATTTTGGCGGTGGGATTGACTTACGCGACGCTCACGGATGTGCGATTTCGGCGAACACGTTCACAATTGTGAAGAATGCGGCGATCGCAGTTCGCGAATCATCCGCCAGCATCACGATTAGTGCCAATAACTTCAGTGACACCTGGATTGGCAACGATCCTGATGGCAAACCACTGCAAAAACGTAGTGACGAGTCATCGAAGACCGAGCAGACCCCCAACGAAGCAACGGGTGTCCTCCTGCAAGATTGCGAAGGCATCGTCATTTCGGGAAACCTCTTCTCAAGGCTGGCTACTGAGTCTGTTCGCCAAGAGGGTCACTGCCAACGTATCTTGATCAACAACAACGGTGAAATGCGACGTGGTGATCAAAACTGA